In Rhodococcus pseudokoreensis, the DNA window GCCCACCAGTGCAGCTCGGCCTGATAGGCGGAGTCGTATTTCCGTGCGGCCGCGGTTGTTTCGGTTGCCCTCGCGAGCGCCGGGCGCGCCTCCTGCCTCAGCACGGTCAGGTGGACGTCCTGGCGGCGCACCACGTCGTCCAACGCGGCGGGCAGCGGAGTCTTGGCGCTGACCGGACCGAAGGGCCTGCGGTCGGAGTGCCGGTGCCGGATCGCCGCGAGCAGATCGAAGTCGTGTGACTGCGGCCGGGCGTCGTGCCGGAACCGAATCGTTGCCAGGTGACCCGAGCGTGGCCCCTCCGGGACACGCTGGACGTCCGCGGCCCATTTGAGAGCGATCAGTGCCGTCTGAAGGTGATTCAGCGCCGCACCGCAACTGACGACCAACTGCCGGCCCGACGGGTCGGTCGACGCCAGCACGCGGCCGCGTTCGGTGTAGAGGTCGAGTTGACCGTCGGCGTATGTCCACTGCCACGGCTGGCTGTTGTGCACCGACGGCGCCCGGCAGGCAAGGTCCACGGCAATGCGAACAACGTTCTCGTCGGGAATTGTGCTGTTCACGATCGCCTCCTCGGTGAATCGCGTTCCGCCCCGGCCGGCGCGGAACGCCGGTGCCTGTATCCCAGTGTTCGCCGTCCGTCGGCGCGAGGTTAGGGCCAATGGTCACCGCCGGGCGGCGATCCGGGGCAGAGCGTGACACCCTAATTCGCCACAGTGACGAAAGGGAGAGTCTCAGCCGGGCGGTGGGGGACCACCCGGAACCGAACGTTCATTCGGAAATGGCCGGTTTCCGGGCCACTCCGGCGTCGGCGCGGAATTGGCCTTACCGGCCCGGCGCCGCACATCCGGCCGCGTGAATATTATTCACACTCGGATACTTCCGATCGTGCCTCGCCGCTCGTTCGTATGTGCTTCTGAGCATCGGGGCCGATGTCGGCATCGGTCGTGATCGGCATCGGTCGAGCCGGGTCTGTGTGTTGACCTCGTCCCTGAGTTTCGACGTGGCCCGGGCTTACGGCTGTGTCGCTGGTGCAGGTGACCTTCTGATCCGGGGTCGCGGGGAGCGCTTCGAGCGCGGCGTCGGCGCATTCCATGGAGGTTTTCAGGTAGGTGGTCGTGAGGTCGATGTCGGTCGCCTCGCACCAGGTGTGGTCGTCGGGCCACCACAGGTGCGGGCTCATTCCCTCCGGGAACCACTTGGTGGCTCCGAACCGGGTATCGGCCAGGTCGATGCTCCCCGAGAAGTGGACCATGTCTCGGTTGGGCATGGGCAGCCGCGCCAAGGTCGAAGACGGCAAGA includes these proteins:
- a CDS encoding Acg family FMN-binding oxidoreductase codes for the protein MNSTIPDENVVRIAVDLACRAPSVHNSQPWQWTYADGQLDLYTERGRVLASTDPSGRQLVVSCGAALNHLQTALIALKWAADVQRVPEGPRSGHLATIRFRHDARPQSHDFDLLAAIRHRHSDRRPFGPVSAKTPLPAALDDVVRRQDVHLTVLRQEARPALARATETTAAARKYDSAYQAELHWWAGHSTAQGGIPPEALATADNRDRVDIGRHFPAGRDAGATTETDHSTVLVLSTATDGRGEWLRAGEALSAVLLEATVGGLSTCPLTHMTELRQGREIIRELLPDRGFPQALIRVGTTEKKSAPRQTPRRPVESVLSVGRRRVPR